A DNA window from Drosophila gunungcola strain Sukarami unplaced genomic scaffold, Dgunungcola_SK_2 000072F, whole genome shotgun sequence contains the following coding sequences:
- the LOC128264514 gene encoding ovalbumin-related protein X-like: MASKVAILLLALGHLEVAQGLAKPEPGECLASTYMTRFSAKLFQEMIKLEINRKDVVISPIAVHAMLALIYRASEGETLSEVQRVGEFNQHPVFVALDFERLIKFKEHLQSAKLNSYSRVFYNQKLGKVNSRYDEFSKFYFHIDTKPVHMDGGEDTARWLPFWIQSSGISSQMQSILMSYVNFKGLWKHKFDNINTRKSEFHLASGETKNVAMMHNHEVYGLADLPELDATALELPFNDSATSMLILLPNQLDGLANLEQQLAQPEFDLNRIANRLHRQSVTVSLPKFSAFSDIDMTDALKMLGLRQMFTDSSKVTKLLEQTVRVDKILHRAYIDVSELGTVDSNFSAYERSLPANSKEFVANRPFVFAIRTPNSVLVMGHINSP; encoded by the exons ATGGCGAGCAAAGTCG CGATCCTTCTTTTGGCACTGGGACATCTTGAGGTTGCCCAAGGCCTTGCGAAGCCGGAGCCCGGAGAATGTCTGGCGTCCACCTACATGACCCGCTTCAGCGCCAAGCTCTTCCAGGAAATGATAAAGTTGGAAATTAATCGCAAAGACGTTGTCATTTCACCCATCGCCGTGCACGCCATGCTGGCACTGATCTACAGGGCATCGGAGGGTGAAACACTCAGCGAAGTGCAGCGGGTCGGCGAGTTCAACCAGCACCCTGTTTTCGTGGCCCTGGACTTCGAGCGACTGATCAAGTTCAAGGAGCATCTCCAGAGTGCCAAGTTAAATTCTTACTCCAGAGTATTCTACAACCAGAAGCTGGGTAAAGTAAATTCCCGCTACGACGAGTTCTCCAAATTCTATTTTCACATCGACACAAAGCCTGTGCACATGGATGGCGGCGAGGACACGGCAAGATGGTTACCCTTCTGGATACAGAGCTCCGGCATTAGCTCCCAGATGCAGTCGATACTCATGAGCTACGTGAATTTCAAGGGTCTCTGGAAGCACAAGTTCGACAACATCAACACGCGGAAATCCGAATTCCACCTCGCCAGCGGTGAAACTAAAAATGTTGCAATGATGCACAACCACGAAGTCTATGGGCTGGCCGATCTGCCCGAACTGGACGCCACCGCCTTGGAACTGCCCTTCAATGACAGTGCCACCAGCATGCTGATCCTGCTGCCCAATCAGCTCGACGGACTGGCCAACCTCGAGCAGCAGTTGGCCCAGCCTGAGTTCGATCTCAACCGGATCGCCAACCGCCTGCACCGCCAGTCGGTCACAGTGAGCCTGCCCAAGTTCAGTGCCTTTTCCGATATTGACATGACCGATGCATTGAAGATGCTGGGACTCCGGCAGATGTTCACGGACAGCTCGAAGGTGACCAAATTGCTCGAACAGACGGTGCGCGTGGACAAGATCCTGCATAGGGCCTACATTGATGTGTCGGAGTTGGGAACAGTAGATTCGAACTTTTCGG CTTATGAGCGGTCACTGCCTGCTAATTCCAAGGAGTTCGTCGCTAATCGGCCATTTGTCTTTGCCATCCGCACTCCCAACTCAGTGCTGGTGATGGGTCATATCAACAGTCCTTGA